CATCGAGATGCGCTTCCCGCCCAAGGGCACCCTGCTCACCCCGGAGTTCCCGGCCCCGACCAACGCCCGCACGTTCGTGATCCTGCGCCTGCTCGGGGTGCTGTCCGGCGTGGTCGCGAAGGCCGTCGACGGCCGGATGCCCGCCGACCAGGAGACGATCCGCTACACGGGCGTCTACGGCGACGACCTCGAGGGCCGTCCCTACCTGATGCGCGAGGTGCTCGGCGGCGGCTCCGGCGGCCGCTACTACGCGGACGGGGAGGACACCATCCACGTGGTCCCCGACTCCCGGAACCTGCCCAGCGAGTTCACCGAGTCGCGCTTCCCGTTCCTGGTCGAGAAGCTCGGCCTGGCCATGGACTCCGGCGGCGCCGGGCAGTTCCGCGGTGGCCTCGGCTACGAGAAGCACATCCGGATGCTCAAGGACGGCCACTTCATGTCGATCGCCGACCGGTCGATCCTGGCCTGCTGGGGCGTCAAGGGTGGCCAGGCCGGTCGCTCCTTCGAGGTCGTCATCGACCCGGACGGCCCGAACGAGCGGATCGTCGAGGCGCTGGCCGACGACGAGCCGGTCAAGGCCGGTGAGGTGATCCGGATCCGGACCACCGGTGGCGGCGGCTGGGGCGACCCGCTGGTGCGCGACCCCGAGATGGTGGTCCGCGACGTGGTCTGGCGCAAGGTCTCGCCCGAGGCGGCGCTGGCCGACTACGGCGTCGTGCTGACCGGGTCGCTGGACGACGACAGCCTCGGCTTCGACGCCGACGCCACCGAGCGGCACCGCGCCGAGGTCGGCGCGGCCCGCCCGGAGCAGGCCTTCTTCCACCGCGGGCCGGGCTACGCCCAGCTCAGCGGCGGGGCCACGGTCGCGGACGTCGACTGGCTGTGACCCAGCACGAGGTGGGCGTCCTGGCCGGTCGAGGCAAGACCGGCCGGGCGCTCGCCCGGGCCCTGCGCGAGCGGGGAGCCCGGGTCCGTCCGCTGGGGCGGGCGGACCTCGACCGGCTCGACCCGGCCCTGTCCGGGTGCACGGCGGTCTACCTGATGGCGCCGAACCTGCACCCCGACGAGCCGGCGCTGGTGGCCGACGTGCTGGCAGCGGCGCAGCGGGTCGGGGTGGACCGCGTGGTCCACCACTCCGTGGCAGCGCCGTACACGCCGTCGATGCCGCACCACCTGGGCAAGGCCCGCGGCGAGGACCTGGTCCGGCGCAGCGGGCTGCGCTGGACGGTCCTGCAGCCCTGCGCCTACGTGCAGAACCTCCTGTCCGGGCTGCGCGGCGACGAGCCCGCGGTGCGGGTGCCCTACGACCCGGACCGGCTCTTCGGGCTCGTCGACCTCGCCGACGTGGCCGAGGCCGCGGCCCGGGTGCTGCTCGAGGACGGCCACGAGGGGGCGACGTACGAGCTGGGCGGACCCCGACCGGTCTCCGCCCGCGACGTCGCCGAGACCGCCGCGCGCGTGCTCCGGCGCGACGTGCCGCTGCAGCGGGTGCCGACCGACGAGGCGGTGGCCGCGGCGCCGGAGGCCGAGCGGGAGTGGCTGCGCGCGATGTTCGAGTACTACGACCGGCACGGGCTCCCGACGGGCGGGCTCGTGCTCCGGGCCCTGCTCGGTCGGGGCGGCACCCCGCTCGCCGCGACCCTGGCCCGGGAGCTCGGAGCCGGCGACCCGGCCGCAGGGCCGTCCGCCACTGGCAGATAGTGCCCACATCGGCGCATCCACTTGGCCGATCCTGCCCGTGCCAAGGCGGTGCGGCCGACCCTAGGTTCGTCAGCATGCGCATCGTCATCGCCCTGGGCGGCAACGCCATGACCTCCTCCGACGGACGCGCGCGCCCGGAGGACCAGGCCCAGGCGGTCGCCCAGGCGGCCGAGCTGGTCGCCGACCTGGTGGTCGCCGGCCACGACGTGCTGCTGACCCACGGCAACGGCCCCCAGGTGGGCAACCTGCTGCTCAAGAACGAGCTGTCGGCCTCCGTGGTGCCGCCGGTGCCCCTGGACTGGTGCGGCGCCCAGACCCAGGCCACGATCGGCGCCCTGATGCTGAGCGCGCTCGACGGTGCCCTGACCCGCCGCGGCAGCGACCGCCGTTCGGCCGCGCTGGTCTCCCGCACCCTGGTCGACGCCGCCGACCCCGGCTTCACCGACCCGACCAAGCCGATCGGTCGCTACCTGCCCGAGGACGAGGCGCGGGTGCTGATCGAGCACGGCCAGCACTTCGTCGAGGTGCCCGACCGTGGGTGGCGCCGGGTGGTGGCCTCCCCGGAGCCGCTCGAGTGCCTCGACGGCCCGGCCGCCGACACGCTGCTGGCCCAGGGCTACCTCGTGGTGTGCTCCGGCGGCGGGGGCATCCCCACCGTCCGCCGCGACGACGGCAGCCTGAGCGGCATCGAGGCCGTCATCGACAAGGACCTCACCGCCGCCCTGATCGCCCGGCAGACCTCGGCCGACGTCCTGGTGATCGCCACCGACGTCGACTCCGCCGTCACGGACTGGGGCACCGCCCACGCCCGCCCGATCGGGGAGGTCACCGTCGCCGAGATGCGTGCCATCTCCCGCGACCAGGGCTTCGCGGCGGGGTCCATGGGACCCAAGGTGGAGGCCGTCACGCGCTTCGCCGAGCAGACCGGCGGCACCGGGATCATCACCTCCCTCAGCCGCATCGCCCAGGCCATCGAGGGACACCTCGGGACCCGGGTCGTGCCGGACCCGCCCGTCCCGCGCTGACCGGCCGGCCACTCCAGACCAGATCACCGACCCAGACCAGCTACACCCAAGAGGAAGGACAGCGGACGTGCCCGCAGCCATCGAAGTACGCAAGGTGCCGATCCACTCCGTCGCAGACGCGAGCGAGCTCGCCAAGCTCATCGACGACGGTGTCATGGAGGCCGACCGTGTCATCGCCATCATCGGCAAGACCGAGGGCAACGGCGGGGTGAACGACTACACCCGGATCATCGCCGACCGGGCCTTCCGCGAGGTGATCGCGGCCAAGGGCACCCGCTCCGCCGAGGCCGTGCGCGAGATCCCGATCGTGTGGTCAGGCGGCACCGACGGTGTCATCAGCCCCCACGCCACCATCTTCGCCACCCTGCCCGACGACAAGGTGGAGAAGACCGACGAGCCGCGCCTCTCGGTCGGCTTCGCCATGAGCGAGCAGCTCCTCCCCGAGGAGATCGGGCGCACCCCGATGATCGAGAAGGTCGCCGACGCCGTCAAGGTCGCGATGGAGCGGGCCGGCATCACCGACCCGGCCGACGTGCACTACGTGCAGACCAAGACGCCGCTGCTGACCATCCACACCATCCGCGACGCCAAGAGCCGCGGCAAGCAGGTGTGGACCGAGCAGACCCACGAGTCGATGGACCTCTCCAACGGCGTCACCGCCCTGGGGATCGCGGTCGCGCTCGGCGAGATCGAGATGCCGACCGACGACGACGTGATGCACAGCCGCGAGCTCTTCTCCGCGGTCGCCTCCTGCTCCTCGGGCGTCGAGCTCGACCAGGCGCAGGTCGTCGTGGTGGGCAACGTCCGCGGCGTCGGTGGTCGCTACCGCATCGGCCACTCGGTCATGAAGGACGCCCTCGACCAGGACGGCATCTGGGAGGCCATCTCGAACGCCGGCCTGGAGCTGCCCGAGCGTCCGCGCACGGCCGACCTCGACGGCCGCCTGGTCAACGTGTTCCTCAAGTGCGAGGCCAGCCAGGACGGCGAGGTCCGCGGACGTCGCAACGCGATGCTCGACGACTCCGACGTGCACTGGCACCGCCAGATCAAGGCCGCCGTCGGTGGCGTCACCGCTGCCGTCACCGGTGACCCCGCGGTCTTCGTGTCGGTCTCCGCCGCCCACCAGGGCCCCGAGGGTGGCGGCCCCGTGGCCGCGATCGTCGACCTCGGCTGACGCACCCGCACCACACGCACGAGAAGGGGCGCCCCCGCTGGGGGCGCCCCTTCTGCGTTCTCACCGGGTGCGCGCACCGGGCCGGTCGGCCGGGAGCGGTGCGCTGGCAACCGTTCGGGTGGGGCGGGTGGTTGCTGGCTCACCGCTGCGGCGGTCGACCAGCCGGCCCTCAGCCGGCGTAGCGCTGCCGGCGGCGGGCCAGCACGGTGGGCGTGCTCAGCTCGGCCAGGCCGCCCAGCTCGTGGCGCAGCACGCTGCCCAGCCGGCGGCAGAACTCCTCGGGCTCGTCGGCGGCGTCGGGCCGCTCCGGCACGATCCTGTCCACGATCCCGGCGGCGTGCAGGTCGCTGGCCCGCACCCCCTGCTGCCGGGCCATCTCCGGGGCGCGGTCCGGGGTCCGGTGCATGATCGCGGAGGCTCCCTCCGGGGGGAGGGGCGACAGCCAGGCGTGCTGGGCGGCGATGACCCGGTCGGCCGGGAGCAGCGCCAGCGCGCCCCCGCCGCAGCCCTGTCCGAGCAGCACGGTGACCGACGGCGACTGCAGGGTGACCAGGTCGGCCAGGCAGCGGGCGATCTCGCCGGCCAGCCCGCCCTCCTCGGCCTCCGGGGAGAGCGCGGCGCCGGGGGTGTCGATGACGGTGACCAGTGGCAGCCGCAGCTCGGCGGCCAGCCGCATCCCGCGCCGGGCGGCGCGCAGCGCGCCGGGGCCGAGCGGCTCGAGCTCGGTCTGGGTCGACCGGTCCTGCCCGAGGAGCACGCAGGGCGCGCCCTCGAAGCGGGCCAGGGCCAGGAGCATGCCGGGGTCGCTCTCGCCCTCACCGGTGCCGTTGAGGGGGATCACCTCGGAGGCGGCGTGCCGCAGCAGCTGGCGCACACCGGGCCGGTCCGCGCGGCGGGACCGGGTGATGGACTCCCAGGCGTCGATGTCCGGGTCGGGCGCCGGAGCGTCGGCGAGCGGGTCCGGGACCGAGGCGGGCGGTGCCGCGGTCAGCACGGCCAGCGCCCGCTCGACGATCGCGGGCAGCTCCTCGGGGGGCACCACGCCGTCGATCAGGCCGTGGGCGTAGAGGTTCTCCGAGGTCTGCACGCCCTCGGGGAAGGTCTCGCCGTAGAGCGCCTCGTAGACGCGGGGGCCGAGGAAGCCCAGCAGCGCGCCGGGCTCGGCCACGGTGATGTGGCCCAGCGAGCCCCACGACGCCATCACGCCGCCGGTGGTGGGGTGGCGCAGGTAGACCAGGTAGGGCAGGCCGGCGTCCTTGTGCCGGGCGACGGCGGCGGAGATCCGTGCCATCTCGACGAAGGCGACGGTGCCCTCCTGCATCCGGGTGCCGCCGGAGGTGGGGGAGGCCAGCAGCGGGAGGCCCTCGGCGGTGGCACGCTCGATGGCGGCGATCAGGCGCCGCGAGGCCGCGACCCCGATGGAGCCGGCCAGGAAGGCGAACTCGCCGGCGACCAGGGCCACGCGGCGGCCGCGGACCAGGGCCTCGCCGGTGATCAGGGCCTCGTCCTCGCCGGACTTCTCGGCCGCGGCGACCAGCTGGGCGGCGTACTCGGGGGAGATCTCCCCCCGCTCGGGCGGGGTGTCCCAGCAGACGAAGGAGTCGGGCTCGACCACGCGCCCGATCAGCTCACGGGCGGGCGTGGCGACCCGCTTCACGACAGCGGCTCGCTGGCCCAGGCGCGGATCTCGGCGTCGTGCTGGCCGAGCGTGGGCGGGGCCTGGTGGGTCGCGCGGCCGCCGGAGTAGGGCTGGTCGTCGAACCGGATCGGGGACCCCGGGAGCTGCAGCGACCCCTGGGTCGCGTGCTCGACGTCGAGGAGCAGGCCCTGGGAGCGGGTCTGCTCCCAGCTGTAGACGTCGTCGATCGAGCGCACCTTGCCCGAGGGGATCCCGGCCCCGGCGAACAGCTCGAGCCAGTGCTCGGCCGGCTGCTGGGCGAAGACCTCCTCGATCACGGCGGTCAGCTCCTCGCGGTGCCCGACCCGGTCGCCGTTGGTGGCGAAGCGCGGGTCGTCGACGTCGATCCCGGCCGCGGCGGCGAAGGAGCGCCACAGCGTCTCGGAGCCGCAGGCGATCTGGACCGGCGAGGTGGCGGTGTGGAACAGCCCGTACGGCGCGATGGAGGGGTGGTGCGGACCGGACATCCCGGGCACCTCCTTGGCGACCGTCCAGCGGGTGCCCTGGAAGGCGTGCACGCCGACGACGCTGGCCAGCAGCGAGGTGCGCACCACCCGGCCGCGACCCGTGCGGGAGCGCTCGTGCAGCGCGGCGAGGACGCCGTACGCGCCGTTCATCCCCGCGAGCAGGTCCGCGATCGGTACGCCGACCTTGGTCGGCTGGTCGGGGTCGCTGCCGGTGATGCTCATCAGGCCGCCCTCACCCTGGGCGATCTGGTCGTAGCCGGCGCGGGTGGCCTCGGGCCCGTCGTGGCCGAACCCGGTGATCGAGAGCAGGATCAGGCGCGGGTTGAGCTCGTGGAGCCGGTCGAGGCCGAAGCCGAGCCGCTCGAGCACGCCTACCCGGAAGTTCTCCATGAGCACGTCGCTGCGACGCACGAGCCCGGCGAGGACCTCGCGGTCCTCCTCGGTCTTGAGGTCGAGGACGACCGACTCCTTGTTGCGGTTGGCGGCCAGGAAGTAGGTCGACTCGCGCTCGTCGCCCTCGCCGATGAAGGGCGGGCCCCAGCCGCGGGTGTCGTCACCGGCCGGGCTCTCGACCTTGATCACCCGGGCACCCATGTCGCCGAGCATCATCGCGGCGTGCGGGCCGGCGAGGGCGCGGGTCAGGTCGAGCACGACGAGGTCGTCAAGGGGTGCCGAGTGCGGGTCCATGGCCGCACGCTAGCCCTGTGTCGAACCGGCCCCTATGGCACCACTTGCCAACGCCAGCCCGTGGTTGTTGTGGTGCAGGTGGACCTCAGGTGTCGCGCACGCAGCGCAGGACGACCACCGGGTGGGCCAGCAGCAGGGCGCGGGGGTCGGAGGCCGGCAGGGCGACCGCGGCCAGGAAGACCAGGGCCGCTCGGCGCACCTGGGCGGTCAGGCGGGCCTGCGTGGTGAAGTCGAGGACGTCGGGCTCGGCGTCGGTGAGGTCCAGCACGGCGTCGAGGCAGACGGTGGAGCCCGGTGGCAGACCGGCCTCGGTGAGACCCACCTCGACATCCTCGCTGAACCACTGCGGACGCCCCTCGACGGGCGGTGCGAGGGCGGCGACGAGTCGGTTGAGCGGGCCCTGCGTGGCAGTGAGCACGAGCAGCTCCCCACCCGGCCGCAGCCGCCGGTACGCCGCCCGCAGCGCCGCGGCCACGTCGGGCACGTAGTACATGGACTGCACGAACAGCACCACGTCGAACGTCTCGTCGCCCAGCGGGGCGGCCTCGGCCGCGGTCTCGTGCACCACGACGTCGAGACGGGTGCCGAGGGCGCCCAGCCGGTCGGCGAAGGCGCGCGCGCTGCCGGCGTACGGCTCGACCCCGACGTAGCGCACCGGGCCGGGGCCCTCGAGCAGCGTCGCGGCCACGAGGGCGTCGACCGAGCCGTCGCCGCAGCCGAGCGACAGCACGGAGACCGGCCCGACGGCGCGGGGCCGCAGGAGGGAGCACAGGTGCTCCTGGATGAGCCGGCGCTGGTCGGAGCGGGCCTCGAACGAGGCGTGGGCGAGGGCGTAGCCCTCGGGCTCGAGCCCGGGGAGCGCGCTGCTGCCGAGCGCCGTGCGGACGTGGTGGAGGAGCTGGTCGGCGGTGGCGGTGATGGTCACGGGACTCCCGGTGCACGGTGGCGAGGACTGTGTCGGTCCTCGGTGCCGAGTCAACCACGGCCCGCCGCCGACGGCCGTCAGCCCGGTGGTCTGCGGGCAGGGGTGAGCGGCGCCGCCGACCCGCCTGCCTAGGGTCGAGGTCATGGACTCCTCCTCGCTGCTCGCCCGCGCCGTCGACGCGACCCTGGACCGCTCGGTGGTGCTGGGCTACACCTCCATCGGCTCCGGAGTACGCCGGAAGTTCTGGCCGGCCGATCCCGCGCCCGGATCGCTGGTGGGCAAGCGGGTGCTGGTGACCGGGGCGACCTCGGGCATCGGGGAGGCGATGGCGCGCTCGTTCCTCGACCTGGGGGCCACGGTGCACCTGCTGGGCCGCAACCCCGACAAGGTGGCCGACTACGCCCGCGACCTGCGCCTCGAGGTGCCCAACGCCGACATCGTGGAGGAGGTCTGCGACCTCAGCGACCTCGACGCGGTGCGCGCCTTCAGCACCGACCTGGCCGGCCGCGTCGACGCGCTGCACGGGCTGGTGCACAACGCCGGCGTGATGCCCCCCGAGCGCGTCGAGAGCGCCCAGGGCCACGAGATGGCGCTGGCCGCGCACGTGCTCGGGCCGCACCTGATGACCCACCTGCTGCGCGAGCGGCTCACGGCCGGGCCGGGCTCCGTGGTGTGGATGAGCTCGGGCGGGATGTACGGCTCGGGGCTGCGCACCCGCGACGACGCCGACATCGAGTACCGCCGCGGTGAGTACAAGGGCGTCCAGGCCTACGCCCGCACCAAGCGGATGCAGGTCGTGCTGGCCGACGCCTGGGCCACCGAGCTGGCCGGCACCGGCGTCAAGGTCGAGAGCATGCACCCGGGCTGGGTGCGCACCCCCGGCGTCACCGAGAGCCTGCCGACCTTCAACAAGGTCCTCGGCAAGGTGCTGCGCGAGCCCGAGGACGGTGCCGACACCGCGGTGTGGCTGGTGGCGACCCGGCCCACCTCCGAGCACCAGCACTTCTGGCACGACCGGGCCCAGCGGCCCACGACCTTCGGCTGGCAGCGCCAGCAGGATCCCGACCTGCGCGCCCGCCTGCTCGAGTACGTCGCCACCGTCACCGCGACGCCCCGGTTGCGCTGAGCGGCTGGCCCGTCCTGCCCCCGGCCGGGAGGCTCGACCAGCGCAGCGAGCGCCGCTAGGTTCGATGTATGGAGTCTCGGCGCACCTCCGGCGGGGCGGCGCGCGCGGCTGTCGTCGCCGTGGTGGGCTGCACCGTGCTGGTGCTCCTGCTGGCGGTGTGGGCGGCCTCCATCGGGCCGGGCGAGGTGCTGAGAGGCGAGGGGCCCGACCGGGTCACGCTCCCGTCCGCGCCGCAGACGACCCCCTCGGTCGACGGGATGCTCGGACCCCTGTCGGAGGGGACCCGGCCCGGTCCCGATGAGCAGTCCCCGCTGCTGGCGGTGCTGGCCGGCGTGCTGATGCTCGGTGCTGGCGTGGCGCTGGCCGTCGTCCTGGGCCTGGGCGCGCGCCACCTGTGGCGGCTTCGCCCCGCCGCGGCTGCGCCGAGCGACCACGTGGAGTTCGACGTGCTCGAGCCTCCCTCGCGGGCGGTGATCGGAGAGGCGCTGGCTCGTGACGCAGAGGAGCGACGCAGGGCCCTGGCGCAGGGATCCCCGAGGAACGCGATCGTCGCCTGCTGGCAACGCTTCGAGGACCGCGCGGCCGATCTCGGCGTGCACCCGAGGGCGTCGGAGACATCGACGGAGTTCGCACGCCGGGTGCTGGAGCTGTCCGGCGCGGACGCCGCCACGGTGAGCGCCCTGGCCGAGGGGTTCCGCGAGGCACGGTTCAGCCGGCACGAGATCGGCGAGGACGCGCGGGCGCGAGCGATCGCCCTGTGGGAGGACCTGGACTCGGTCCTCGTCGGGCGGGGGGAGCGGTCGTGAGGCGTCGCTGGGGGCTGCGCACAGGCGCAGCGGCCGTCGGAGTCGCCGTGCTGGCGATCGCGCTGCAGGTCAGTGGGTTCGAGCCGGACCTCCTGCGTCTGGCTCTGGTGTGCGGGGCGTGCGCGGGCGCCTCGTGGGTCATCATCGACGTGCTCGTGGACGCCGGCCCCGGATGGGGGATCCGCGTCGAACCGTCGGTGGCCGCGCCCGGCGCGGACAGGCGGCTCTCCACCTACCAGCGGATGCTCGACAACCACCTCCAGGCGACGGACCCGGACGCCAGCGTGCGTGACGCCCTCGAGCGGCTGGCGCGCCGCGCGCTCGCCCAGCGCCACCACGTGGCGTGGGAGGCAGCCGCCCGCAAGCGGGTCCACCCCGAGCTGCTGGCCGTGCTGGACGCCGCGCCACGCCGTATGAGCCCGGCCGAGATCGACCGCTGCATCCACCACATCGAGGAGATCTGAGCATGCCGGCACCGATGTCCGTCCACGAGACCAGCCGCCGCGCGGGTGACGTCCTCGCTGAGGTCGAGCGCATCATCATCGGCAAGCACGACCAGCTGGAGATTGTGCTGGCCGGGCTGCTGGCCAAGGGCCACGTCCTCCTGGAGGACGTCCCGGGCCTCGGCAAGACCTTGGCGGCGCGGTGCCTTGCCCTGGCGCTGGGCCTGGACTTCGCCCGGGCCCAGTTCACGCCGGACCTGCTGCCGGCCGACCTCACGGGTTCCTTCATCTACGACCAGGGGCGCGGCGAGTTCGAGTTCCGCCGCGGGCCGGTGTTCACGGGGTTGCTGCTGGCCGACGAGATCAACCGGACCCCGCCCAAGACCCAGTCGGCGCTGCTGGAGGCCATGCAGGAGCACCAGGTGAGCGTCGAGGGGCAGACCTTCGCCCTGCCGGACCCCTTCCACGTCCTGGCAACGGCCAACCCCATCGAGTACGAGGGCACCTACCCGCTGCCCGAGGCGCAGCTGGACCGGTTCCTGCTGCGCGTCTCCTTCGGCTACCCCACCCACGCCGAGGAGTACGCCGTGCTGGCCGGTCGGCTCGACCGGCGCCAGGAGGAGGTGACCCTGGACCCGATCACCGACGCCGCCGGCCTGCGTGCCATGCAGGCCGCCGTGGAGACCGTCGCCGTGGACGAGAGCGTCGGGCGCTACTGCGTGGCGCTGGCTGCAGCGACCCGGTCGCACCCGCAGGTGCTCACCGGCGCGTCGCCCCGCGGGTCCCTGGGCCTGGTCCTGACGGCGCGGGCACTGGCCGTGCTGCGCGGGCGGGACTACGTCACCCCCGAGGACGTCAAGGCGGTCGCCGGTCCGGTGCTCGCCCACCGGATCACGCTGCGGCCCGAGCTGTGGATGTCGGACGCCTCGGCGGCCCAGGTCGTCTCGGCAGTGCTGTCCACGGTGGCAACCCCTGCCACCCTGGAGACATCGGTCGGTGGGGCGTGAGCCGATGGCGCGTCACCGCCTCCTTGGGGAGAGCGGCCCTCGTCGCGTCCACGGGCACGGCGCTCGCCGTGCTGCTGGGTGACCCGGTGCTGGTGGTGCTGGTCGCGCCGCTCGCCCTGTGCGCCGCCCTGGGGTTGCTGCGGGCCACCCGCTCGACGCCCACGGCCCGCGTCCAGCTCGACCACCAGGTGCTGCACGAGGGCCAGGGCACGACGTCGCGGCTGACGCTGACTGGCGCGGACGCGGCCGAGCACGTCGCCCGGGTCAGCGGGCGGACGCCGTACGTCGCGTTGCATCCGGCGCACGGCGTCGTCGGGACGCTGTGGCAGCCGGGTCGGGGGCTCGACCTCGAGGTCAGCCCTCGACGGTGGGGGCTGCGTGCGCCGGCCGAGGAGAAGGTGGCCCTCACCACGGCGTGGGGCGGCTGGCGCTGGGGGCCGGTTCCGGTCGTCGCCTCGTCCCTCCGGGTCCTCCCGGATCCGGCAGCCTTCGACTCGCGCGCCGAGATGCCCCAGCCCCTCGGTCTGGTCGGGACGCACCGGTCCGCGCGGGTGGGCGCCGGCTCCGAGCTCGCGGGCATCCGGGCCTTCCGGGCCGGGGACAGGCTGCGCCGGGTCGACTGGCGGGTCACGCTGCGTACTGGCGAGCTGCACGTCGTCTCCACCCGCAGCGAGGAGGACAGCGCCGTGCTGCTCGTGGTCGACGCGCTCGCCGACCACGGCCGTTCCGGCGGCTTCGGGGCCGAGGAGAGCAGCCTGGACCTCAGCGTCCG
This Nocardioides dokdonensis FR1436 DNA region includes the following protein-coding sequences:
- a CDS encoding AAA family ATPase, with the protein product MPAPMSVHETSRRAGDVLAEVERIIIGKHDQLEIVLAGLLAKGHVLLEDVPGLGKTLAARCLALALGLDFARAQFTPDLLPADLTGSFIYDQGRGEFEFRRGPVFTGLLLADEINRTPPKTQSALLEAMQEHQVSVEGQTFALPDPFHVLATANPIEYEGTYPLPEAQLDRFLLRVSFGYPTHAEEYAVLAGRLDRRQEEVTLDPITDAAGLRAMQAAVETVAVDESVGRYCVALAAATRSHPQVLTGASPRGSLGLVLTARALAVLRGRDYVTPEDVKAVAGPVLAHRITLRPELWMSDASAAQVVSAVLSTVATPATLETSVGGA
- a CDS encoding DUF4129 domain-containing protein, translating into MESRRTSGGAARAAVVAVVGCTVLVLLLAVWAASIGPGEVLRGEGPDRVTLPSAPQTTPSVDGMLGPLSEGTRPGPDEQSPLLAVLAGVLMLGAGVALAVVLGLGARHLWRLRPAAAAPSDHVEFDVLEPPSRAVIGEALARDAEERRRALAQGSPRNAIVACWQRFEDRAADLGVHPRASETSTEFARRVLELSGADAATVSALAEGFREARFSRHEIGEDARARAIALWEDLDSVLVGRGERS
- a CDS encoding carboxyl transferase domain-containing protein, with translation MKRVATPARELIGRVVEPDSFVCWDTPPERGEISPEYAAQLVAAAEKSGEDEALITGEALVRGRRVALVAGEFAFLAGSIGVAASRRLIAAIERATAEGLPLLASPTSGGTRMQEGTVAFVEMARISAAVARHKDAGLPYLVYLRHPTTGGVMASWGSLGHITVAEPGALLGFLGPRVYEALYGETFPEGVQTSENLYAHGLIDGVVPPEELPAIVERALAVLTAAPPASVPDPLADAPAPDPDIDAWESITRSRRADRPGVRQLLRHAASEVIPLNGTGEGESDPGMLLALARFEGAPCVLLGQDRSTQTELEPLGPGALRAARRGMRLAAELRLPLVTVIDTPGAALSPEAEEGGLAGEIARCLADLVTLQSPSVTVLLGQGCGGGALALLPADRVIAAQHAWLSPLPPEGASAIMHRTPDRAPEMARQQGVRASDLHAAGIVDRIVPERPDAADEPEEFCRRLGSVLRHELGGLAELSTPTVLARRRQRYAG
- a CDS encoding class I SAM-dependent methyltransferase, which produces MTITATADQLLHHVRTALGSSALPGLEPEGYALAHASFEARSDQRRLIQEHLCSLLRPRAVGPVSVLSLGCGDGSVDALVAATLLEGPGPVRYVGVEPYAGSARAFADRLGALGTRLDVVVHETAAEAAPLGDETFDVVLFVQSMYYVPDVAAALRAAYRRLRPGGELLVLTATQGPLNRLVAALAPPVEGRPQWFSEDVEVGLTEAGLPPGSTVCLDAVLDLTDAEPDVLDFTTQARLTAQVRRAALVFLAAVALPASDPRALLLAHPVVVLRCVRDT
- a CDS encoding SDR family NAD(P)-dependent oxidoreductase, whose translation is MDSSSLLARAVDATLDRSVVLGYTSIGSGVRRKFWPADPAPGSLVGKRVLVTGATSGIGEAMARSFLDLGATVHLLGRNPDKVADYARDLRLEVPNADIVEEVCDLSDLDAVRAFSTDLAGRVDALHGLVHNAGVMPPERVESAQGHEMALAAHVLGPHLMTHLLRERLTAGPGSVVWMSSGGMYGSGLRTRDDADIEYRRGEYKGVQAYARTKRMQVVLADAWATELAGTGVKVESMHPGWVRTPGVTESLPTFNKVLGKVLREPEDGADTAVWLVATRPTSEHQHFWHDRAQRPTTFGWQRQQDPDLRARLLEYVATVTATPRLR
- a CDS encoding SDR family oxidoreductase: MTQHEVGVLAGRGKTGRALARALRERGARVRPLGRADLDRLDPALSGCTAVYLMAPNLHPDEPALVADVLAAAQRVGVDRVVHHSVAAPYTPSMPHHLGKARGEDLVRRSGLRWTVLQPCAYVQNLLSGLRGDEPAVRVPYDPDRLFGLVDLADVAEAAARVLLEDGHEGATYELGGPRPVSARDVAETAARVLRRDVPLQRVPTDEAVAAAPEAEREWLRAMFEYYDRHGLPTGGLVLRALLGRGGTPLAATLARELGAGDPAAGPSATGR
- a CDS encoding ring-opening amidohydrolase, with protein sequence MPAAIEVRKVPIHSVADASELAKLIDDGVMEADRVIAIIGKTEGNGGVNDYTRIIADRAFREVIAAKGTRSAEAVREIPIVWSGGTDGVISPHATIFATLPDDKVEKTDEPRLSVGFAMSEQLLPEEIGRTPMIEKVADAVKVAMERAGITDPADVHYVQTKTPLLTIHTIRDAKSRGKQVWTEQTHESMDLSNGVTALGIAVALGEIEMPTDDDVMHSRELFSAVASCSSGVELDQAQVVVVGNVRGVGGRYRIGHSVMKDALDQDGIWEAISNAGLELPERPRTADLDGRLVNVFLKCEASQDGEVRGRRNAMLDDSDVHWHRQIKAAVGGVTAAVTGDPAVFVSVSAAHQGPEGGGPVAAIVDLG
- a CDS encoding carbamate kinase, which produces MRIVIALGGNAMTSSDGRARPEDQAQAVAQAAELVADLVVAGHDVLLTHGNGPQVGNLLLKNELSASVVPPVPLDWCGAQTQATIGALMLSALDGALTRRGSDRRSAALVSRTLVDAADPGFTDPTKPIGRYLPEDEARVLIEHGQHFVEVPDRGWRRVVASPEPLECLDGPAADTLLAQGYLVVCSGGGGIPTVRRDDGSLSGIEAVIDKDLTAALIARQTSADVLVIATDVDSAVTDWGTAHARPIGEVTVAEMRAISRDQGFAAGSMGPKVEAVTRFAEQTGGTGIITSLSRIAQAIEGHLGTRVVPDPPVPR
- a CDS encoding CaiB/BaiF CoA transferase family protein — its product is MDPHSAPLDDLVVLDLTRALAGPHAAMMLGDMGARVIKVESPAGDDTRGWGPPFIGEGDERESTYFLAANRNKESVVLDLKTEEDREVLAGLVRRSDVLMENFRVGVLERLGFGLDRLHELNPRLILLSITGFGHDGPEATRAGYDQIAQGEGGLMSITGSDPDQPTKVGVPIADLLAGMNGAYGVLAALHERSRTGRGRVVRTSLLASVVGVHAFQGTRWTVAKEVPGMSGPHHPSIAPYGLFHTATSPVQIACGSETLWRSFAAAAGIDVDDPRFATNGDRVGHREELTAVIEEVFAQQPAEHWLELFAGAGIPSGKVRSIDDVYSWEQTRSQGLLLDVEHATQGSLQLPGSPIRFDDQPYSGGRATHQAPPTLGQHDAEIRAWASEPLS
- a CDS encoding DUF58 domain-containing protein; this translates as MSRWRVTASLGRAALVASTGTALAVLLGDPVLVVLVAPLALCAALGLLRATRSTPTARVQLDHQVLHEGQGTTSRLTLTGADAAEHVARVSGRTPYVALHPAHGVVGTLWQPGRGLDLEVSPRRWGLRAPAEEKVALTTAWGGWRWGPVPVVASSLRVLPDPAAFDSRAEMPQPLGLVGTHRSARVGAGSELAGIRAFRAGDRLRRVDWRVTLRTGELHVVSTRSEEDSAVLLVVDALADHGRSGGFGAEESSLDLSVRAAAAVARHVGRTGDRVGLRVIGPAAGSVGYGSGERHQQRILTALAGVRPSRSTEVEADRLRLRVTPGTVVVILSPMLDDLVSTLTATLTSRGLPTLVVDTLPRRLVGTGPDAVGAVERLAWRMRRIERDLLLADVETRGCPVVPWRGPGTLDEVLRGFARAARTPRVVAR